The Arachis duranensis cultivar V14167 chromosome 2, aradu.V14167.gnm2.J7QH, whole genome shotgun sequence genome has a window encoding:
- the LOC107473597 gene encoding uncharacterized protein LOC107473597 translates to MAMRKIYASLPAVAAGVGFFFYNAKDHARRILASNQETISTTRVVEEQTKAIRKPSVAPQFDGLHCFETFVMNKKLARGISASNQETISTTRVVEEQTKTSRKPSVAPQFDGLHCFETFVMN, encoded by the exons ATGGCCATGCGAAAGATTTATGCATCTCTCCCTGCTGTAGCTGCCGGAGTTGGATTCTTCTTCTATAATGCAAAG GACCATGCAAGAAGAATTTTAGCATCTAATCAAGAAACAATATCTACAACAAGAGTGGTGGAAGAACAAACCAAGGCCATTAGAAAACCAAGTGTGGCACCACAGTTTGATGGTTTGCATTGTTTTGAAACATTTGTTATGAACAag AAACTTGCAAGAGGGATTTCAGCATCTAATCAAGAAACAATATCTACTACAAGAGTAGTGGAAGAACAAACCAAGACCAGTAGGAAACCAAGTGTGGCACCACAGTTTGATGGTTTGCATTGTTTTGAAACATTTGTTATGAATTAA
- the LOC107473585 gene encoding transcription factor EMB1444 isoform X1 gives MGSTNNLHQLLRILCLNTDWNSAIFWKLQHRARMMLTWEDAYYDNPIGNDSSENLRCQKTLEQIGSAKFSHDPLGLAIAKMSCHVYSLGEGIVGQVAVTGKYRWIRADNLVADSSIAFEFAGAWQSLFSAGIRTIVVVAVIPLGVVQLGSLNKVTEDMAVVTNIRNLFLSTQDYTLDYTPSQIQSSPKSSPSLVDACTKALSSKLMPAYLLDTENTMKSETPYMLMPFQCSRKNDSPQDIYQKMSVDVAKHEGSEIGKDRSSILLQSISNMMNPECQKFVEMEPVNERKCEGMNISVESERKVSSFPHNMVMDNTSFNDLMHPLAKIGADSAYPSDFLDAVVYASDKLHCVDINQNGVSNVPRYSDANSQNNIEKSKFKSEPCYNDAAHSLKFPVGCELHEALGPGFLKGSNYFDSAAQVKQDDRNVEVLDEISSSQLTSQSHPEHLLEAMVANLCRNSNDINGEVSFSTSMPSAMASGRNTETSIHSMHTINSEGYSIDQSPLVKEEKQRSLSSSAICGVMSPKGFSSPCPSSCSEQFERSSEPAKNSKKRARPGESCRPRPRDRQLIQDRIKELRELVPNGAKCSIDSLLECTIKHMLFLQSITKHADKLNKVEDASKTKRHHMETDSLGTSSYQQGSSWAMEVGGHLKVRSILVENLNKNGQMLVEMLCEECSHFLEIAEAIRSLGLTILKGATEARGEKTCLCFVVEQGQNNRNLHRLDILWPLVQILQSKSTIHSQ, from the exons atggGTAGTACCAACAACTTGCACCAATTATTGAGAATATTGTGTTTGAATACTGATTGGAATTCCGCAATCTTTTGGAAGCTCCAACATCGTGCTAGGAT GATGTTGACATGGGAGGATGCTTACTATGACAATCCTATTGGTAACGACTCCTCTGAAAACTTGCGCTGCCAGAAGACCTTGGAACAGATTGGCAGTGCGAAGTTTTCCCATGACCCTCTTGGATTGGCCATTGCAAAGATGTCATGTCATGTATATTCATTAGGGGAAGG TATTGTTGGACAAGTAGCTGTTACTGGAAAGTATCGGTGGATCCGTGCAGATAATCTAGTTGCTGACTCTAGCATAGCTTTCGAG TTTGCTGGTGCATGGCAATCTCTGTTTTCTGCTGGAATTAGG ACCATTGTCGTTGTAGCAGTAATCCCACTTGGAGTTGTTCAGCTTGGCTCTTTAAATAAG GTTACCGAAGATATGGCAGTTGTAACTAATATCAGAAATCTCTTTTTGTCTACTCAAGATTACACGTTAGACTATACACCGAGTCAAATACAAAGCAGCCCCAAAAGCTCTCCATCTCTG GTGGATGCATGTACAAAAGCTTTGTCTTCGAAACTTATGCCTGCGTACTTACTTGATACTGAGAACACCATGAAGAGTGAAACACCATATATGTTAATGCCGTTTCAATGTTCCAGGAAGAACGATTCACCTCAAGATATTTATCAGAAAATGTCTGTTGATGTTGCCAAGCACGAGGGATCTGAAATTGGCAAGGACAGAAGTTCCATTTTACTTCAGTCAATATCAAATATGATGAATCCGGAGTGTCAAAAATTCGTGGAAATGGAACCTGTAAATGAGAGGAAGTGCGAAGGAATGAATATAAGTGTGGAATCAGAAAGAAAAGTCTCATCATTTCCACACAATATGGTTATGGATAATACAAGCTTCAATGATTTGATGCATCCTTTGGCAAAAATCGGAGCTGATTCTGCATACCCTTCAGACTTTCTTGATGCGGTTGTTTATGCAAGTGACAAGTTACATTGTGTAGATATCAACCAAAATGGGGTGTCAAATGTGCCGAGGTATTCAGATGCAAACTCTCAAAACAATATAGAGAAGTCAAAGTTTAAGAGTGAGCCTTGTTATAATGATGCCGCACACTCGTTGAAGTTTCCTGTCGGCTGTGAACTACATGAAGCCCTTGGGCCTGGTTTTTTAAAAGGAAGTAACTATTTTGATTCGGCAGCTCAGGTTAAACAAGATGATAGGAATGTTGAGGTGCTAGACGAGATTAGCAGTAGCCAGTTGACTTCGCAATCCCATCCAGAGCATCTTCTGGAAGCAATGGTAGCGAACTTATGCAGGAATAGTAATGATATTAATGGCGAGGTATCATTTTCTACTTCAATGCCATCCGCAATGGCCTCAGGACGAAATACTGAAACTTCTATTCACTCTATGCACACTATTAACTCAGAAGGCTATTCGATAGATCAGTCGCCTCTTGTCAAAGAGGAGAAACAGCGCAGCTTGAGTTCCTCGGCAATATGTGGCGTGATGTCCCCAAAAGGATTTTCTTCTCCATGTCCAAGTTCATGTAGTGAGCAATTTGAGAGGTCTTCCGAACCAGCTAAGAACAGCAAGAAAAGGGCTAGGCCTGGGGAAAGTTGTAGGCCAAGGCCAAGGGACAGACAGTTGATCCAGGATCGCATTAAGGAGTTGAGAGAATTGGTGCCGAACGGAGCTAAG TGCAGTATCGATTCGCTACTTGAGTGCACGATAAAGCACATGCTTTTCCTCCAGAGCATAACTAAGCATGCTGACAAGCTAAATAAAGTTGAGGATGCATCAAAGACAAAG CGGCATCACATGGAAACGGATAGTCTCGGTACCTCTAGTTATCAACAGGGTTCAAGTTGGGCAATGGAGGTAGGAGGCCATCTGAAAGTTCGGTCGATATTGGTCGAGAATCTGAATAAGAATGGGCAGATGCTGGTTGAG ATGTTGTGTGAAGAGTGCAGCCATTTTCTTGAGATAGCAGAAGCCATAAGAAGCTTGGGCCTGACGATTTTGAAGGGTGCAACCGAAGCTCGCGGTGAGAAGACGTGTCTATGTTTCGTGGTTGAG CAGGGTCAAAACAACAGAAATTTACACAGATTGGATATCTTGTGGCCACTTGTTCAGATACTGCAATCAAAGAGCACAATACATTCACAATAA
- the LOC107473585 gene encoding transcription factor EMB1444 isoform X2 → MGSTNNLHQLLRILCLNTDWNSAIFWKLQHRARMMLTWEDAYYDNPIGNDSSENLRCQKTLEQIGSAKFSHDPLGLAIAKMSCHVYSLGEGIVGQVAVTGKYRWIRADNLVADSSIAFEFAGAWQSLFSAGIRTIVVVAVIPLGVVQLGSLNKVTEDMAVVTNIRNLFLSTQDYTLDYTPSQIQSSPKSSPSLVDACTKALSSKLMPAYLLDTENTMKSETPYMLMPFQCSRKNDSPQDIYQKMSVDVAKHEGSEIGKDRSSILLQSISNMMNPECQKFVEMEPVNERKCEGMNISVESERKVSSFPHNMVMDNTSFNDLMHPLAKIGADSAYPSDFLDAVVYASDKLHCVDINQNGVSNVPRYSDANSQNNIEKSKFKSEPCYNDAAHSLKFPVGCELHEALGPGFLKGSNYFDSAAQVKQDDRNVEVLDEISSSQLTSQSHPEHLLEAMVANLCRNSNDINGEVSFSTSMPSAMASGRNTETSIHSMHTINSEGYSIDQSPLVKEEKQRSLSSSAICGVMSPKGFSSPCPSSCSEQFERSSEPAKNSKKRARPGESCRPRPRDRQLIQDRIKELRELVPNGAKCSIDSLLECTIKHMLFLQSITKHADKLNKVEDASKTKRHHMETDSLGTSSYQQGSSWAMEVGGHLKVRSILVENLNKNGQMLVEMLCEECSHFLEIAEAIRSLGLTILKGATEARGEKTCLCFVVEGQNNRNLHRLDILWPLVQILQSKSTIHSQ, encoded by the exons atggGTAGTACCAACAACTTGCACCAATTATTGAGAATATTGTGTTTGAATACTGATTGGAATTCCGCAATCTTTTGGAAGCTCCAACATCGTGCTAGGAT GATGTTGACATGGGAGGATGCTTACTATGACAATCCTATTGGTAACGACTCCTCTGAAAACTTGCGCTGCCAGAAGACCTTGGAACAGATTGGCAGTGCGAAGTTTTCCCATGACCCTCTTGGATTGGCCATTGCAAAGATGTCATGTCATGTATATTCATTAGGGGAAGG TATTGTTGGACAAGTAGCTGTTACTGGAAAGTATCGGTGGATCCGTGCAGATAATCTAGTTGCTGACTCTAGCATAGCTTTCGAG TTTGCTGGTGCATGGCAATCTCTGTTTTCTGCTGGAATTAGG ACCATTGTCGTTGTAGCAGTAATCCCACTTGGAGTTGTTCAGCTTGGCTCTTTAAATAAG GTTACCGAAGATATGGCAGTTGTAACTAATATCAGAAATCTCTTTTTGTCTACTCAAGATTACACGTTAGACTATACACCGAGTCAAATACAAAGCAGCCCCAAAAGCTCTCCATCTCTG GTGGATGCATGTACAAAAGCTTTGTCTTCGAAACTTATGCCTGCGTACTTACTTGATACTGAGAACACCATGAAGAGTGAAACACCATATATGTTAATGCCGTTTCAATGTTCCAGGAAGAACGATTCACCTCAAGATATTTATCAGAAAATGTCTGTTGATGTTGCCAAGCACGAGGGATCTGAAATTGGCAAGGACAGAAGTTCCATTTTACTTCAGTCAATATCAAATATGATGAATCCGGAGTGTCAAAAATTCGTGGAAATGGAACCTGTAAATGAGAGGAAGTGCGAAGGAATGAATATAAGTGTGGAATCAGAAAGAAAAGTCTCATCATTTCCACACAATATGGTTATGGATAATACAAGCTTCAATGATTTGATGCATCCTTTGGCAAAAATCGGAGCTGATTCTGCATACCCTTCAGACTTTCTTGATGCGGTTGTTTATGCAAGTGACAAGTTACATTGTGTAGATATCAACCAAAATGGGGTGTCAAATGTGCCGAGGTATTCAGATGCAAACTCTCAAAACAATATAGAGAAGTCAAAGTTTAAGAGTGAGCCTTGTTATAATGATGCCGCACACTCGTTGAAGTTTCCTGTCGGCTGTGAACTACATGAAGCCCTTGGGCCTGGTTTTTTAAAAGGAAGTAACTATTTTGATTCGGCAGCTCAGGTTAAACAAGATGATAGGAATGTTGAGGTGCTAGACGAGATTAGCAGTAGCCAGTTGACTTCGCAATCCCATCCAGAGCATCTTCTGGAAGCAATGGTAGCGAACTTATGCAGGAATAGTAATGATATTAATGGCGAGGTATCATTTTCTACTTCAATGCCATCCGCAATGGCCTCAGGACGAAATACTGAAACTTCTATTCACTCTATGCACACTATTAACTCAGAAGGCTATTCGATAGATCAGTCGCCTCTTGTCAAAGAGGAGAAACAGCGCAGCTTGAGTTCCTCGGCAATATGTGGCGTGATGTCCCCAAAAGGATTTTCTTCTCCATGTCCAAGTTCATGTAGTGAGCAATTTGAGAGGTCTTCCGAACCAGCTAAGAACAGCAAGAAAAGGGCTAGGCCTGGGGAAAGTTGTAGGCCAAGGCCAAGGGACAGACAGTTGATCCAGGATCGCATTAAGGAGTTGAGAGAATTGGTGCCGAACGGAGCTAAG TGCAGTATCGATTCGCTACTTGAGTGCACGATAAAGCACATGCTTTTCCTCCAGAGCATAACTAAGCATGCTGACAAGCTAAATAAAGTTGAGGATGCATCAAAGACAAAG CGGCATCACATGGAAACGGATAGTCTCGGTACCTCTAGTTATCAACAGGGTTCAAGTTGGGCAATGGAGGTAGGAGGCCATCTGAAAGTTCGGTCGATATTGGTCGAGAATCTGAATAAGAATGGGCAGATGCTGGTTGAG ATGTTGTGTGAAGAGTGCAGCCATTTTCTTGAGATAGCAGAAGCCATAAGAAGCTTGGGCCTGACGATTTTGAAGGGTGCAACCGAAGCTCGCGGTGAGAAGACGTGTCTATGTTTCGTGGTTGAG GGTCAAAACAACAGAAATTTACACAGATTGGATATCTTGTGGCCACTTGTTCAGATACTGCAATCAAAGAGCACAATACATTCACAATAA